A genomic region of Eucalyptus grandis isolate ANBG69807.140 chromosome 5, ASM1654582v1, whole genome shotgun sequence contains the following coding sequences:
- the LOC104430880 gene encoding putative F-box/LRR-repeat protein At3g18150 isoform X1 produces MLKMETKSQSTLPNALPSGNSSEELAGKRARLPPSNQDERRNSVDYISELPDAIILHIFSFMTTKDAVKTSVLSKRWRSTWTSNQYMSFSLPLGSILKSFITFVDSVLLRCTAIKAKRFLYDGPCFALIQSSLDRWLQFAIKHGVEEVSVNLRYLRYKDFLLPRILFCCTTLVNLHVSQCCFRVFGTVNWCLLKTLRIDYAKLNNDGMMRVLSGSPVLEFLELKSCVGVKHIMVESKSFRELVIDSHVFRGRASMLKISAPHLLKLRLLGNSRGGKFRLDEVSSLIEAELNFNMKIALDKVKARANLVKGLLKRLHHVMKLVMGSWCLQIELNAESVGHRIFAGEEFWNLVRGRIYQCLMHLKHVEIVDRGANLLAWEPVLSLLKFLLQNALWLDEIVINSTNSKSSQAFEPSPLLEVARILQSHPKCSPGPRSFLDILSKDVRLCKS; encoded by the exons ATGTTGAAAATGGAGACAAAGTCTCAGAGTACCTTACCTAATGCTTTGCCATCGGGGAATAGCAGTGAGGAATTGG caGGCAAACGTGCTCGGTTACCTCCTTCCAATCAAGATGAAAGGCGAAACTCAGTGGATTACATCAGCGAATTGCCCGATGCCATAATCCTTCATATCTTCTCCTTCATGACCACAAAAGACGCTGTCAAAACCAGCGTCTTGTCCAAGCGATGGCGTTCCACTTGGACCTCTAATCAGTATATGAGTTTCTCTTTGCCCCTTGGCAGTATCCTGAAGAGCTTCATCACTTTTGTTGACTCGGTGCTGTTACGCTGCACCGCAATTAAGGCAAAAAGATTCCTCTATGATGGTCCTTGTTTCGCCTTGATACAATCAAGTCTTGATAGGTGGCTCCAGTTTGCCATCAAGCACGGTGTTGAAGAGGTATCAGTAAACCTGCGTTACTTGCGCTACAAAGATTTTCTGTTGCCGCGAATCTTGTTCTGCTGCACCACGCTGGTGAATTTGCATGTGTCCCAATGCTGTTTTAGGGTGTTCGGCACTGTGAATTGGTGTTTGCTGAAGACATTGCGCATTGATTATGCAAAGTTGAACAATGATGGGATGATGAGAGTTTTGAGTGGCAGCCCTGTTCTAGAGTTCCTTGAGTTGAAAAGTTGCGTGGGCGTCAAGCACATCATGGTTGAATCAAAAAGTTTTAGAGAGTTGGTGATTGATTCTCATGTGTTTCGTGGTCGAGCTTCAATGCTGAAAATTTCGGCCCCACATCTTCTCAAATTGCGTCTATTGGGCAATTCTCGAGGGGGAAAGTTTAGACTAGATGAAGTATCTTCCTTGATTGAGGCCGAGTTAAATTTCAACATGAAAATTGCACTCGATAAGGTTAAGGCTCGTGCCAATCTTGTCAAGGGGCTTCTCAAGAGgctgcatcatgtcatgaaattAGTGATGGGAAGCTGGTGCCTTCAG ATTGAGTTGAATGCGGAGAGTGTAGGCCATCGCATCTTTGCtggagaagaattttggaatttgGTAAGGGGGAGGATCTATCAGTGTTTGATGCATCTCAAGCATGTTGAGATTGTTGATCGCGGTGCCAATCTGCTGGCATGGGAACCTGTTCTTTCCCTGCTCAAGTTTCTCCTCCAGAATGCACTTTGGCTGGACGAAATAGTGATCAACAGTACCAATTCCAAATCATCCCAAGCATTTGAACCGTCACCGCTGCTTGAAGTGGCCCGGATTCTTCAGTCGCACCCAAAGTGTTCTCCAGGGCCAAGGTCATTCTTAGATATCCTTTCCAAGGATGTCCGTCTGTGTAAATCCTGA
- the LOC104430880 gene encoding F-box/LRR-repeat protein 25-like isoform X2 — protein MLKMETKSQSTLPNALPSGNSSEELAGKRARLPPSNQDERRNSVDYISELPDAIILHIFSFMTTKDAVKTSVLSKRWRSTWTSNQYMSFSLPLGSILKSFITFVDSVLLRCTAIKAKRFLYDGPCFALIQSSLDRWLQFAIKHGVEEVSVNLRYLRYKDFLLPRILFCCTTLVNLHVSQCCFRVFGTVNWCLLKTLRIDYAKLNNDGMMRVLSGSPVLEFLELKSCVGVKHIMVESKSFRELVIDSHVFRGRASMLKISAPHLLKLRLLGNSRGGKFRLDEVSSLIEAELNFNMKIALDKVKARANLVKGLLKRLHHVMKLVMGSWCLQVLLLMEERDMSLPSLECRHLILLGTAGHEGAPEAIVKILESTRLLEKLFLQTTCTPILRLS, from the exons ATGTTGAAAATGGAGACAAAGTCTCAGAGTACCTTACCTAATGCTTTGCCATCGGGGAATAGCAGTGAGGAATTGG caGGCAAACGTGCTCGGTTACCTCCTTCCAATCAAGATGAAAGGCGAAACTCAGTGGATTACATCAGCGAATTGCCCGATGCCATAATCCTTCATATCTTCTCCTTCATGACCACAAAAGACGCTGTCAAAACCAGCGTCTTGTCCAAGCGATGGCGTTCCACTTGGACCTCTAATCAGTATATGAGTTTCTCTTTGCCCCTTGGCAGTATCCTGAAGAGCTTCATCACTTTTGTTGACTCGGTGCTGTTACGCTGCACCGCAATTAAGGCAAAAAGATTCCTCTATGATGGTCCTTGTTTCGCCTTGATACAATCAAGTCTTGATAGGTGGCTCCAGTTTGCCATCAAGCACGGTGTTGAAGAGGTATCAGTAAACCTGCGTTACTTGCGCTACAAAGATTTTCTGTTGCCGCGAATCTTGTTCTGCTGCACCACGCTGGTGAATTTGCATGTGTCCCAATGCTGTTTTAGGGTGTTCGGCACTGTGAATTGGTGTTTGCTGAAGACATTGCGCATTGATTATGCAAAGTTGAACAATGATGGGATGATGAGAGTTTTGAGTGGCAGCCCTGTTCTAGAGTTCCTTGAGTTGAAAAGTTGCGTGGGCGTCAAGCACATCATGGTTGAATCAAAAAGTTTTAGAGAGTTGGTGATTGATTCTCATGTGTTTCGTGGTCGAGCTTCAATGCTGAAAATTTCGGCCCCACATCTTCTCAAATTGCGTCTATTGGGCAATTCTCGAGGGGGAAAGTTTAGACTAGATGAAGTATCTTCCTTGATTGAGGCCGAGTTAAATTTCAACATGAAAATTGCACTCGATAAGGTTAAGGCTCGTGCCAATCTTGTCAAGGGGCTTCTCAAGAGgctgcatcatgtcatgaaattAGTGATGGGAAGCTGGTGCCTTCAG GTGCTGTTGCtaatggaggagagagatatGTCTCTTCCATCCTTAGAATGTCGGCATCTGATATTACTCGGCACAGCAGGTCATGAGGGAGCTCCTGAGGCTATAGTGAAAATACTCGAAAGTACGCGGCTCTTGGAGAAGTTATTCTTACAAACAACTTGCACCCCAATTCTGCG ATTGAGTTGA